One window of Mycoplasma cottewii genomic DNA carries:
- a CDS encoding ribonuclease J: MSKSHKLEDINLTQDLENIKDFDDNGDEINISIDEEEFKPYVFKQKEIDRKYQQTDIPTKVFALGGLEEVGKNTYCIEYDDELIMIDAGVKFPDSYILGVSAVIPDYSYLVENEKKIKALFITHGHEDHIGGIHYLVQQVKIPVIYAPKLAAMLIRDRLKEYKLQDKTVVKEYDADDVWATKNIRVSFAALNHSIPDAFGILVKTPNGNIFSTGDYKFDWSPLGHFAELNKLAEMGEQGIELLMADSTNAEVEGYTQGERDIIKNIDKLFLQAKGRIFLTTFASNVHRIQHIIETAHKYGRKIVILGRSFERIIKMIRQLGHLKISEKEFIKSTDIDKYKPNQIMILTTGSQGEPMAALSRIASGKHLSINIIPGDTVIFSSSPIPGNRADVEKLVNKLTRIGAIVIENNPSLKIHTSGHASQEEQKLLFSLIRPHYFMPMHGEFRMLKKHVETGESVNLEKGNGFVMANGDVLELLQGKAQIGKRVEADAVYVDGKDMTGQASNVIRERDILSKDGLIAVVVSIDSQTNTLIAQPRIISRGSFYVKDSGSIIGESISIVTNAVNEVLSSPKPTFGAIKKAIKSSLSPYIFKEKRRNPLIIPVILNKKS; the protein is encoded by the coding sequence ATGAGTAAAAGTCACAAATTAGAAGACATTAACTTAACACAAGACTTAGAAAACATAAAAGATTTTGATGATAATGGTGATGAAATTAATATTAGTATTGATGAAGAAGAATTTAAACCTTATGTTTTCAAACAAAAAGAAATAGACAGAAAATATCAACAAACTGATATTCCTACTAAAGTATTTGCTTTAGGTGGATTAGAAGAAGTTGGAAAAAATACTTATTGTATTGAATATGATGATGAATTAATTATGATTGATGCTGGAGTTAAGTTCCCTGATTCTTACATATTAGGAGTTAGTGCAGTTATTCCTGATTATTCATATTTAGTAGAAAATGAAAAGAAAATAAAAGCGTTATTTATAACTCACGGTCATGAAGATCATATTGGGGGAATTCATTATTTAGTTCAACAAGTAAAAATACCAGTTATTTATGCACCAAAATTAGCTGCAATGTTAATTAGAGATAGATTAAAAGAATATAAATTACAAGATAAAACAGTTGTTAAAGAATATGATGCTGATGATGTATGAGCAACAAAAAATATTAGAGTTAGTTTTGCTGCTTTAAACCACTCAATACCTGATGCATTTGGTATTTTAGTTAAAACTCCAAATGGAAATATTTTTTCAACTGGAGATTATAAATTCGACTGATCACCACTAGGACATTTTGCTGAATTAAATAAATTAGCTGAAATGGGAGAACAAGGGATAGAGTTATTAATGGCTGATTCAACTAACGCTGAAGTTGAAGGATATACTCAAGGTGAAAGAGATATTATAAAAAATATCGATAAATTATTTTTACAAGCTAAAGGAAGAATTTTTTTAACAACATTTGCATCAAACGTTCACAGAATTCAACATATAATCGAAACTGCTCATAAATATGGTAGAAAAATTGTTATTCTTGGTAGATCATTTGAAAGAATCATTAAAATGATTAGACAATTAGGTCACTTAAAAATTAGTGAAAAAGAATTTATTAAATCAACTGATATAGATAAATATAAACCAAATCAAATTATGATTTTAACAACAGGAAGCCAAGGTGAACCTATGGCTGCTCTTTCAAGAATTGCTAGTGGAAAACATTTATCAATTAATATTATTCCTGGTGATACAGTTATATTCTCATCATCACCAATTCCTGGAAATAGAGCTGATGTTGAAAAACTTGTAAATAAATTAACAAGAATTGGAGCTATTGTAATTGAAAACAATCCAAGTCTAAAAATACATACTTCAGGACACGCTAGTCAAGAAGAACAAAAACTATTATTCAGTTTAATAAGGCCTCATTACTTTATGCCGATGCACGGTGAATTTAGAATGCTTAAAAAACACGTTGAAACAGGTGAGAGTGTTAACTTAGAAAAAGGTAATGGATTTGTAATGGCTAATGGAGATGTATTAGAGTTATTACAAGGAAAAGCTCAAATTGGAAAACGTGTAGAAGCTGATGCTGTTTATGTTGATGGAAAAGATATGACAGGACAAGCAAGCAACGTTATTAGAGAAAGAGATATTTTATCTAAAGATGGATTAATTGCTGTTGTTGTTTCAATCGATTCTCAAACAAATACTTTAATTGCTCAACCAAGAATTATTTCTAGAGGTAGTTTTTATGTAAAAGATTCTGGATCAATTATTGGTGAATCGATATCTATAGTAACAAATGCAGTTAATGAAGTTCTATCTAGTCCCAAACCAACATTTGGAGCTATTAAAAAGGCAATAAAATCTTCATTAAGTCCATATATTTTTAAAGAAAAGAGAAGAAATCCATTAATAATTCCAGTTATTTTAAATAAAAAATCTTAA
- a CDS encoding ribonuclease H family protein, whose translation MSKQKFYAVRKGKKPGIYLTWSEAKAQVMNFSNAEYKSFATEKEALEYMKSNSSTKLDQKSNSSNKLSKVIRPNSDTAAVAYTDGSYSVKDNTYSLGAVILLKDKEIHISQRFDDNTTASLRNVAGEVLAAIQVINFCLDHNIKNLKICHDYQGVSKWITKEWETKIDFTKKYKQFVDNQKSKINISFEWVKAHNNNKYNELADQLANNATFDLVIKEVK comes from the coding sequence ATGAGCAAACAAAAATTTTATGCAGTTAGAAAAGGAAAAAAACCAGGAATATATTTAACTTGATCTGAAGCCAAAGCTCAAGTTATGAATTTTTCTAATGCTGAATATAAATCATTTGCAACTGAAAAAGAAGCATTAGAATATATGAAATCAAATTCATCAACTAAACTAGATCAAAAATCAAATTCATCAAATAAATTAAGTAAAGTTATTAGACCAAATAGTGATACTGCAGCTGTTGCTTATACTGATGGTAGTTATAGTGTTAAAGATAATACTTATTCTTTAGGAGCTGTTATTTTACTTAAAGATAAAGAAATTCATATATCTCAAAGATTTGATGATAATACAACTGCTAGTCTTAGAAATGTTGCTGGAGAAGTGTTGGCTGCAATTCAAGTAATTAATTTTTGTTTAGATCATAATATTAAAAACTTAAAAATTTGTCATGATTATCAAGGAGTTAGCAAGTGAATAACTAAAGAGTGAGAAACTAAAATTGACTTTACTAAAAAATATAAACAATTTGTTGATAATCAAAAATCAAAAATCAATATTTCATTTGAGTGAGTAAAAGCACACAATAATAATAAATATAATGAATTAGCAGACCAACTAGCTAATAATGCTACATTTGATTTAGTTATAAAAGAGGTTAAATAA
- a CDS encoding lysophospholipase translates to MKSNQLINNFQIQSVDGSEIKTYLWNDTKKPKAVIHLIATGTESVKSYSEFAKRMNKQNIIVVCSEQRGFSKSKKDKNTQDDNVFFSYFNGWQLVVEDLKSVNNFIRKTYKHLPLYLVSHSLATVFAKAYAIKYSETIDGLIFSSFIEFNLASLLSNNLLLLLIELFSGKKYACHFKQISYLNNFTKVMKKYRNIENDDILEKYIDLSQDPLLTKTFSVSALRDVYKCMLFNSYVNNIKFIRQNLPILILANNNDYKTAQRYTKMSESLLKTLLKNDCFAHYVMFDNTKDKVFGTEANKELEDNINLFIDKYNKKYI, encoded by the coding sequence ATGAAATCAAATCAATTGATTAATAATTTTCAAATTCAATCAGTAGACGGTAGTGAAATAAAAACTTATTTATGAAATGACACTAAAAAACCAAAAGCAGTCATACATTTAATTGCTACTGGTACTGAATCAGTTAAAAGTTATAGTGAATTTGCAAAAAGAATGAATAAGCAAAATATAATAGTAGTTTGTTCTGAACAACGTGGTTTTTCAAAAAGTAAAAAAGATAAAAATACTCAAGATGATAATGTCTTTTTCAGTTATTTTAATGGTTGACAACTTGTTGTTGAAGATTTAAAATCAGTAAATAATTTTATTAGAAAAACTTATAAACATTTACCTTTATATTTAGTTAGTCATTCTTTAGCAACAGTATTTGCAAAAGCTTATGCTATTAAATATTCTGAAACAATTGACGGATTAATATTTTCATCATTTATTGAATTTAATTTAGCTTCTTTATTATCAAACAATCTTTTATTATTATTAATTGAATTATTTTCAGGTAAAAAATACGCTTGTCATTTCAAACAAATATCATATTTAAATAACTTTACTAAAGTAATGAAAAAATATCGTAATATTGAAAATGATGATATTTTAGAAAAATATATAGATCTTAGTCAAGATCCATTACTTACAAAAACATTTAGTGTTTCAGCATTACGCGATGTTTATAAATGTATGCTATTTAATAGTTATGTAAATAATATAAAATTTATTAGACAAAACCTACCAATTCTAATTCTAGCTAATAACAACGATTACAAAACTGCTCAAAGATATACTAAAATGTCAGAGTCTTTATTAAAAACATTATTAAAAAATGATTGTTTTGCACATTATGTAATGTTTGATAATACAAAAGATAAAGTATTTGGCACAGAAGCAAATAAAGAATTAGAAGATAACATCAATTTATTTATAGATAAATACAATAAAAAGTATATATAA
- the proS gene encoding proline--tRNA ligase yields MAKQLDKITPRNIDFSKWYTDTVINAKLASYGPVKGTMIFRPYGYAIWELIQKHLDAEFKKMKVQNVYFPVLIPESLFNKEKEHIDGFSPEIATVTRVGDKQLEEALFIRPTSEVLMMDFFSKEVNSYRDLPLIYNQWCNVMRWEKTTRPFLRTSEFLWQEGHTVHNSYQEAEEFTLKALQVYKDFAQNVLLLPVITGKKTEKEKFAGAQDTYTIESLMFDGQALQCGTSHFFADNFTKVYDIKFQNKEGKLEHAYSTSWGVSTRLIGAIIMTHSDDNGLVLPSLISPTQVQIIQVKNTDEVVKVSNELKEQLSNYRVDIDDTDKSFGFKISEAEIKGIPIRIEIGPRDLENNQVTISRRDEQTNKVKVDIKDVVNVVNQMIKDYDKALYSKALENRKNKTSKADTIEQYIEILKENQGFVLVPFCGRVECENEVKQKTSTNSRCIAFDVEQTKSKCFNCKQDSELQVYFARAY; encoded by the coding sequence ATGGCAAAACAATTAGATAAAATAACACCACGTAATATTGATTTTTCAAAATGATATACAGATACTGTAATTAATGCAAAATTAGCAAGCTATGGACCAGTTAAAGGTACAATGATTTTTAGACCTTATGGATATGCTATTTGAGAATTAATTCAAAAACACTTAGATGCTGAATTTAAAAAAATGAAAGTACAAAATGTTTATTTTCCAGTTTTAATTCCTGAATCATTATTCAATAAAGAAAAAGAACATATTGATGGATTTTCTCCTGAAATTGCAACAGTTACAAGAGTTGGAGATAAACAATTAGAAGAAGCTTTATTTATAAGACCAACTAGTGAAGTTTTAATGATGGATTTTTTCAGTAAAGAAGTTAATTCATATAGAGATTTACCTTTAATTTATAATCAATGATGTAACGTTATGCGTTGAGAAAAAACTACTCGTCCATTCTTAAGAACTAGTGAATTTTTATGACAAGAAGGACACACAGTTCATAATTCATATCAAGAAGCTGAAGAATTTACATTAAAAGCTTTACAAGTTTATAAAGATTTTGCTCAAAATGTTTTATTACTTCCAGTTATAACAGGTAAAAAAACTGAAAAAGAAAAATTTGCAGGAGCTCAAGATACTTATACAATTGAATCGTTAATGTTTGATGGACAAGCTTTACAATGTGGAACTTCTCACTTTTTTGCAGACAACTTTACAAAAGTTTATGATATAAAATTCCAAAATAAAGAAGGAAAATTAGAACACGCTTATTCAACTAGTTGAGGAGTTTCAACACGTTTAATTGGAGCTATTATTATGACTCATAGTGATGATAATGGATTAGTTTTACCAAGTTTAATTTCACCAACTCAAGTTCAAATTATTCAAGTAAAAAATACTGATGAAGTTGTTAAAGTTTCAAATGAATTAAAAGAACAACTTTCTAATTATAGAGTTGATATTGATGATACAGATAAAAGTTTTGGATTCAAAATAAGTGAAGCTGAAATCAAAGGAATTCCAATTAGAATTGAAATAGGACCTAGAGATTTAGAAAATAATCAAGTAACAATTTCAAGACGTGATGAACAAACTAATAAAGTTAAAGTAGATATAAAAGATGTAGTTAATGTTGTAAATCAAATGATTAAAGATTATGATAAAGCACTATACAGCAAAGCTTTAGAAAATAGAAAAAACAAAACATCTAAAGCCGATACAATTGAACAATACATTGAAATATTAAAAGAAAATCAAGGATTTGTTCTAGTTCCATTCTGTGGAAGAGTTGAATGTGAAAATGAAGTAAAACAAAAAACTTCAACAAATTCTAGATGTATAGCTTTTGATGTAGAACAAACTAAATCAAAATGCTTTAACTGTAAACAAGATTCAGAATTACAAGTATATTTTGCTAGAGCATACTAG
- the lepA gene encoding translation elongation factor 4 — translation MDKSRIRNFSIIAHIDHGKSTLADRILELTDTVEKREMQNQLLDSMDIERERGITIKLNSVQLKYISKNNQEYIFNLIDTPGHVDFTYEVSRSLAACEGAILVVDATQGVEAQTLANVYLAIDNNLEIISVINKVDLASADVDRVKQQIEEIIGLDCSDAPLISAKTGLNVEQVLEAIVEKIPAPNDAEDDKPLKALIFDSYYDKYLGVVMSIRLKQGTIKVGDKIKLMSTGAEYEVNSLGIKTPKIVKKEMLEAGEVGWIAASIKTIKDVNVGDTITSVNNPAAEPLEGYKKLKPMVYCGIYPIDTNKYQDFKEALEKIELSDSSLVYEPETSQALGFGFRCGFLGLLHMEVIQERLEREYNLELIATAPSVIYKVHLTNGEILELDNPAKLPDAQRIKKIEEPFVEIRIATPDDYIGDLMNLCQNKLGVYKDMEIIDNTRRVLVYQMPLAEIIFDFFNKLKSISRGYASFEYELIGYKESKLVRMDIKLNGDMVDAFSMIVNQKFAYQRGAALTLKLKELIPRQNFEVPVQATIGNKVIARETIKAYRKDVTWKLHAADKSRRKKLLEKQKEGKKKMKEIGSVEVPQEAFIAVLKLDD, via the coding sequence ATGGATAAATCTAGAATAAGAAACTTTAGCATTATTGCTCATATTGATCACGGTAAGTCAACTTTAGCTGATCGTATTTTAGAATTAACTGATACTGTTGAAAAACGTGAAATGCAAAATCAACTTTTAGATTCTATGGATATTGAGCGTGAAAGAGGAATCACAATTAAATTAAACTCAGTTCAATTAAAATATATTAGTAAGAATAATCAAGAATATATTTTTAATTTAATTGATACTCCAGGTCATGTTGATTTTACATATGAAGTTTCAAGAAGTTTAGCTGCATGTGAAGGAGCTATTTTAGTTGTTGATGCTACTCAAGGAGTTGAAGCTCAAACTTTAGCTAACGTTTATTTAGCTATAGATAATAATTTAGAAATTATTTCTGTTATTAATAAAGTTGATTTAGCTAGTGCTGATGTTGATAGAGTTAAACAACAAATAGAAGAAATTATCGGTTTAGATTGTAGTGATGCACCTTTAATTTCAGCTAAAACTGGATTAAATGTTGAACAAGTATTAGAAGCTATTGTTGAAAAAATTCCAGCACCAAATGATGCAGAAGATGATAAACCATTAAAAGCTTTAATTTTTGATAGTTATTATGATAAATATCTAGGTGTTGTGATGTCAATTAGACTAAAACAAGGAACTATTAAAGTTGGAGATAAAATTAAATTAATGTCTACTGGAGCTGAATATGAAGTTAACTCTTTAGGAATTAAAACTCCAAAAATAGTTAAAAAAGAAATGTTAGAAGCAGGAGAAGTTGGATGAATTGCAGCTTCAATTAAAACTATTAAAGATGTTAACGTTGGAGATACTATAACAAGTGTTAATAATCCAGCAGCTGAGCCTTTAGAAGGTTATAAAAAATTAAAACCAATGGTATATTGTGGAATTTATCCAATTGATACTAATAAATATCAAGATTTTAAAGAAGCATTAGAAAAAATTGAATTATCAGATTCATCTTTAGTTTATGAACCAGAAACTAGTCAAGCATTAGGATTTGGATTTAGATGTGGATTTTTAGGATTACTACACATGGAAGTTATTCAAGAAAGATTAGAAAGAGAATATAATCTTGAACTAATTGCAACTGCACCAAGTGTTATTTATAAAGTACATCTAACAAATGGTGAAATTTTAGAATTAGATAATCCTGCTAAATTACCTGATGCTCAAAGAATTAAAAAAATAGAAGAACCATTTGTAGAAATTAGAATAGCAACTCCAGATGACTATATTGGTGATTTAATGAACTTATGCCAAAACAAATTAGGAGTTTATAAAGATATGGAAATTATTGATAATACAAGACGTGTGCTTGTTTATCAAATGCCATTAGCTGAAATTATCTTTGACTTTTTCAATAAGTTAAAATCAATTTCTAGAGGTTATGCTTCTTTTGAATATGAATTAATTGGTTATAAAGAATCAAAATTAGTTCGTATGGATATTAAATTAAACGGTGATATGGTTGATGCATTTTCTATGATAGTTAACCAAAAATTTGCTTATCAAAGAGGAGCTGCTTTAACTTTAAAATTAAAAGAACTAATTCCAAGACAAAACTTTGAAGTACCAGTTCAAGCTACAATTGGAAATAAAGTAATTGCAAGAGAAACAATTAAAGCATATAGAAAAGATGTTACTTGAAAACTACATGCTGCTGATAAATCGAGACGTAAAAAACTTCTAGAAAAACAAAAAGAAGGTAAAAAGAAAATGAAAGAAATTGGTTCAGTAGAAGTTCCACAAGAAGCATTTATTGCTGTTTTAAAATTAGATGATTAA
- a CDS encoding BspA family leucine-rich repeat surface protein, whose product MINFLTVLKFVTLLSTNNQNNNLNDININYDLNKSIDNDLKINDHQSHVILNNEIIQLGWEKNSNGNYRLKQIPTHIKKVPNKLPEHITDISYAFKNNTNHTILGIEKWDTSKVVNMSGVFYNAQNFNTILNWDTSSVTDMSYMFYNTKNFNAQLTDKFVANNVKNMQSMFENAERFNQQLDKSFITNKEVNRSNMFKNAKRFNQDLSLGEFKETNLKETVFKNTESLIKENQALSSIDDTSLINLKNELISFWNENIKNKQLKNTTYETILELLKLNVKEKFKDLNLELTSIKDNVKTLEDNKNQIISIKVNKRFIVDLEFGNVLENDLNIKTDMSEISSDNNPDFNKISESLNTNIIKKFVSENNSLESKDVNDYMIMHRDFASAIIKHRISNKLYVVTFKINDLDLIRMVWANKLYGSRSLLNDQTLNTNLQVRHFVQMFDQKLKWYTPKMYHNIKIDDYYNRTNKPNVYTIKGKNIIYTHKTNSIFNLYCDIQQQNNFIETIYIDTNGKERRTSEDMHQSKFDNVKVIKRIGNRWDDNKKTVVAYRLPKNVEVVPEYLFPEIESLQQLFKGCVNFDQDISMWDTRSVSEMTWMFNDATKFNNASKPLNWTVSNVNNMGLMFGNAVNFNADISSWRTINVTNFGEMFRNAKVFNQNISKWNVNRANNFNNMFNQASEFNQNLRSWNVKEKRHDGFDSNTPAWKEWNRVIPSSLKQLPNLPQIMYGINPEKLQSQVKFKLAKFYNIDVNSLKLEAKPNNKISISLNNNSRYNQLTSPIEISYTSKEKLDQVIELNTNIGFVKNNSTQAIIDQLKKVFNILKDEEIKVENITNNSAKIRVINSKVFDSNQQNNQTTIRFDLMKDLSNIEFNTKEIVIETNDEKLFINEFIKRNQKVLNDNNIDLHFLKFEKKENFYEISIDNGEYANNLKVNYKVIKPISKINGLITDIGKFNTHNNSEIIKEFIRLNNQKLPGIDANDLELVKENNKWKIRFKPNSKNFSGEVNVTFTIRTNISQNTDTNAGAFDELDHNKIIDAFIRMNQHRLNGLTKDNFKIVSKNNNSITVEVQNNDDFYGQVTITYSIRQNVNDLTINTQAGKFKEENHNKIINAFIEKNKDQLPGLNRENFHVINRTHNSILVRIKNDDRFMGDILINFKTNHTARIATGSIVGIVSALSVVAAVVVYILKRKKNKIEK is encoded by the coding sequence ATGATAAATTTTTTAACTGTTTTAAAGTTTGTTACTTTATTATCAACAAATAATCAAAATAATAATTTAAATGATATTAATATTAATTATGATTTAAACAAATCTATTGATAATGATTTAAAAATAAACGATCATCAAAGTCACGTAATTTTAAATAATGAAATTATTCAATTAGGTTGAGAAAAAAATAGTAACGGAAATTATAGATTAAAACAAATTCCAACACATATTAAAAAAGTTCCAAACAAATTACCTGAACATATCACTGATATTTCTTATGCTTTTAAAAATAATACAAATCACACAATTTTAGGAATTGAAAAATGAGATACTTCAAAAGTAGTTAATATGAGTGGTGTATTTTATAATGCACAAAATTTTAATACTATTTTAAATTGAGATACATCAAGTGTAACTGATATGAGTTATATGTTTTATAATACTAAGAATTTTAACGCTCAATTAACTGATAAATTTGTTGCTAATAATGTAAAAAATATGCAATCTATGTTTGAAAATGCAGAAAGATTTAATCAACAATTAGATAAAAGTTTTATTACAAATAAAGAAGTTAATAGATCTAATATGTTTAAAAATGCCAAAAGATTTAATCAAGATTTATCACTTGGTGAATTTAAAGAAACAAATTTAAAAGAAACTGTATTTAAAAATACTGAAAGTTTAATAAAAGAAAATCAAGCATTATCATCAATTGATGATACAAGTTTAATTAATTTAAAAAATGAACTTATAAGTTTTTGAAATGAAAATATCAAAAATAAACAACTAAAAAATACTACATATGAAACTATTTTAGAATTATTAAAATTAAATGTTAAAGAAAAATTTAAAGATCTGAATTTAGAATTAACATCTATAAAAGATAATGTTAAAACTCTTGAAGATAATAAAAATCAAATAATATCTATTAAAGTTAATAAAAGATTTATTGTTGATTTAGAATTTGGAAATGTTTTAGAAAATGATCTAAATATTAAAACTGATATGAGTGAAATTTCATCAGATAATAATCCTGATTTTAATAAAATTTCAGAATCTCTTAATACTAATATCATTAAAAAATTTGTTTCAGAAAATAATTCTTTAGAATCAAAAGATGTTAATGATTATATGATAATGCATAGAGATTTTGCTAGTGCAATTATTAAACATAGAATATCTAATAAACTTTATGTTGTAACTTTTAAAATTAATGATCTTGATCTAATAAGAATGGTGTGAGCTAATAAACTTTATGGATCACGTTCTTTATTAAATGATCAAACACTAAATACAAATTTACAAGTAAGACACTTTGTTCAAATGTTTGATCAAAAATTAAAATGATATACTCCAAAAATGTATCATAACATTAAAATTGATGATTATTATAACCGTACAAATAAACCAAATGTTTATACAATTAAAGGAAAAAATATAATATATACTCATAAAACAAACTCTATTTTTAATTTATATTGTGATATTCAACAACAAAATAACTTTATTGAAACAATTTATATTGACACAAATGGTAAAGAAAGAAGAACCAGTGAAGATATGCACCAATCTAAATTTGATAATGTTAAAGTTATTAAAAGAATTGGTAATCGTTGAGATGATAATAAAAAAACGGTTGTAGCTTACAGATTACCTAAAAATGTTGAAGTTGTTCCTGAATATTTATTCCCTGAAATTGAAAGTTTACAACAATTATTCAAAGGATGTGTAAATTTTGATCAAGATATTTCAATGTGAGATACTAGATCAGTTTCAGAAATGACTTGAATGTTTAATGATGCTACAAAATTCAATAATGCAAGTAAACCTTTAAATTGAACTGTTTCTAATGTAAACAATATGGGATTAATGTTTGGAAATGCAGTTAATTTTAATGCTGATATTTCTAGCTGAAGAACTATTAATGTAACTAATTTTGGCGAAATGTTTAGAAATGCTAAAGTTTTTAATCAGAATATATCAAAATGAAATGTTAATAGAGCTAACAACTTTAATAATATGTTTAATCAAGCATCTGAATTTAATCAAAATTTAAGATCTTGAAATGTTAAAGAAAAAAGACATGATGGATTTGATTCAAATACTCCTGCTTGAAAAGAGTGAAATAGAGTAATACCCAGTTCATTAAAACAACTTCCAAATTTACCTCAAATAATGTATGGTATTAATCCAGAAAAATTACAAAGTCAAGTTAAATTTAAACTTGCTAAATTTTACAATATCGATGTAAACTCTTTAAAATTAGAAGCTAAACCTAATAATAAAATTTCAATCTCATTAAATAATAATAGTAGATATAATCAGTTAACTTCACCAATTGAAATTTCATATACTAGTAAAGAAAAATTAGATCAAGTAATTGAATTAAATACTAACATCGGATTTGTTAAAAATAACTCAACTCAAGCTATTATTGATCAACTTAAAAAAGTATTTAACATTTTAAAAGATGAAGAAATTAAAGTAGAAAATATAACTAATAATAGTGCAAAAATTAGAGTAATTAATTCAAAAGTATTTGATTCAAATCAACAAAATAATCAAACAACTATTAGATTCGATTTAATGAAAGACCTAAGTAATATTGAATTTAATACTAAAGAAATTGTGATTGAAACAAATGATGAAAAATTATTTATTAATGAGTTTATTAAAAGAAATCAAAAAGTTTTAAACGATAATAATATCGATCTACATTTCTTAAAATTTGAAAAGAAAGAAAATTTCTATGAAATAAGTATTGATAATGGAGAATATGCAAATAATCTTAAAGTTAACTATAAAGTTATTAAACCTATTTCTAAAATAAATGGATTAATTACTGATATTGGTAAGTTTAATACTCATAATAATTCTGAAATTATTAAAGAATTTATTAGATTAAATAATCAAAAACTTCCAGGAATCGATGCTAATGATCTTGAATTAGTTAAAGAAAATAATAAATGAAAAATTAGATTTAAACCAAATTCTAAAAACTTTTCAGGTGAAGTTAATGTTACTTTTACAATAAGAACTAATATTTCACAAAATACAGATACAAATGCTGGAGCGTTTGACGAGTTAGATCATAATAAAATTATTGATGCTTTTATAAGAATGAATCAACATAGATTAAACGGTTTAACTAAAGATAATTTTAAAATTGTATCTAAAAACAATAATTCAATCACTGTTGAAGTTCAAAATAACGATGATTTTTATGGACAAGTTACAATCACTTATTCAATTAGACAAAACGTTAACGATTTAACAATAAACACTCAAGCAGGAAAATTCAAAGAAGAAAATCATAATAAAATTATTAATGCATTTATTGAAAAAAATAAAGATCAACTACCTGGATTAAATAGAGAAAATTTCCATGTTATAAACAGAACTCACAATTCAATTCTAGTTAGAATTAAAAACGACGATCGTTTCATGGGAGATATTTTAATTAATTTTAAAACTAACCACACAGCAAGAATTGCTACTGGTTCAATAGTTGGTATTGTAAGTGCTTTATCTGTTGTTGCCGCAGTTGTTGTTTATATTTTAAAACGTAAGAAAAATAAAATTGAAAAGTAG
- the pgk gene encoding phosphoglycerate kinase produces the protein MGMDTGSKTIEYYKKIISEAKTIIWNGSLWVFEFKITKIEQTKKGAFTLIGGGDSATAVKLGFKEDFTWISTGGRALLGFMEGKELPGIASIQDK, from the coding sequence ATGGGAATGGATACAGGATCTAAAACAATTGAATATTATAAAAAAATAATTTCAGAAGCTAAAACAATTATTTGAAATGGTTCGCTTTGAGTTTTCGAATTCAAAATTACGAAAATAGAACAAACTAAAAAGGGAGCATTCACTTTAATCGGTGGTGGAGATAGTGCTACTGCTGTTAAATTAGGGTTCAAAGAAGACTTTACTTGAATTTCTACTGGTGGACGAGCATTATTAGGATTTATGGAAGGTAAAGAATTACCAGGAATAGCTTCAATTCAAGATAAATAA